The following is a genomic window from Rhodoferax sp. PAMC 29310.
GCATTACCCGCTTCGGCCGGTGTGCTGGCGCCATAGCTGGCGCCGTACTGCTTGAAGCTGTAGGCCAGCGCACCGATGGTGTCGCCAGCGGTGTTGTCATAAGGTGTGGCATTGGTGCTCCACACGCGCCAGACTTTGCCGGCGCCAGCCTGGAGCGCGGAGGCCCCTGCGTTGTTGACAAACTGTTTAGCGGAAATGTCGATGCTGCCACTGACGTTCAGGGCCTTTTCCAGCGTCACGACGCCACCGCTTGTGTCCGCCAAGGCGACATAGTTGTGGATTGGATTGGCGTTGTCTCCCGTCAGCGTCGAAAATCCGCCATTCACAAGCGCGTTGTGGGTGATCTTGCCCGAGGCACTGGCACCCCGGGTGTTGACAGTCAAATTCTGGCTACCGCCCAAATTGCCATTAAAAACCACGTCACCGCCATGGGTGGCAAGGGTGCGGGCGCCGCCGTACAAATTAGCGTTCCCTGTGTAATTGGTGCCCGCGTACGGGCCGCCGAAAGTCAATCCGAGCGCCGCGTTGGTGGAAGAAATATCGGCGCCCAAGCCGACCAGGGGCGCATAGAGACCCAAAACTGCCGCGCGCGCACCATCGTAGGTCAATTGGCTTTTCAGATCAATGTACTGATTGGCCTGAAGGTTTACGTTGGACGATTGCAGCGCGGTGTTCAGGGTCGCTGTGCTGATCTGCGACGTGCCGCCCCCTGCGCCAGGAATGCCAGCACCGCCAGCGGCGACGATTTGCAGAATATCCGGATCAATCAGCCAAGTGCCAGTTTTGCCGGCGGTAGCCAGTGTCGTTACGTGCACATCGCTGCCAATATTAACGAGGCTGGCTGAGGTCTCAATAAATCCCCCATCTTTTCCGTTAGGCGCGCTGGCATCGAGCGTGCCGCCCACATTCAATGTGCCGGTGGTCATGTCTGCTATTAGGCGGATTTCACCCTTCTCGCCCGTAGCCAATGTGTGCGCACGGATCACGCCGGTGTTGTTGATGACCGCGCTGGTCAGCGCATCAACCGCACGCGCGGTCAGATAAACGGTACCGCCGTCGGCGTCAATGGCGCCGCCGTTCGCTACCTGCGCATCGAGTGCACCTTTGTTGACCACCAGTTTGACCGGGCCGCCCAGGTCCAATGTCACGTCGCTGGCAGCAGCCAATTGCACGCTGCCGCCAGTGGCGCTGAGCGTGCCGTCGTTGCTGATTTTGGCCGCAATCAACGCAATACTGCCACCCGTGCTGCCATTGCCAACGGCAGTAATGTTGCCCTGGTTGACCACGGCGTTGCTGCTTGAACCACTAAGCTTATAGTTGCCGGCCATGAAATCGGCCGTACTCATGTTCAGGGTGGAGGCCACGATGCCACCCACATTGACCTGGGCCGTGGGCGTGAACAGCACGCCGTTGGGGTTGAGAAGGAAGACTTGGCCATTGGCGTTGATGGCGCCCTGAATCACCGAGACGTCAGTTCCCAGCACCCGATTCAGCGCGACGGCGCTGGCACTGGGCTGCACGAAGTTGACCGTATTGCCCTTGCCAATGTTGAAACTTTGCCAGTCTGCGGCTAGTTTCGCGGTGTTTTGGGTGATGGTCATGGTGGTGCCACTGGTGGCAATGTTGCCACTGCCTCCAATAATATTCCCCCCGGTGGGCAAACTTTGCGCCCAACTTGCGGGCACCGCCGCAGCAAGCGCAGCCGCGCCGATAAAGGCAGCACTGCGACGTTGCAGGCGACTGCTGGACTTGGTTTTACCACCTGATGACGCGGTTTCTGCCACCGCCTGCCAGGCCGCAGTGGCTGCGTTCCAAACCACCCGAAAACACCGATTCATTGTTGCGTGTCCGTTCATACGAGTTCCTTTTTCTTACGAATTCTGATCAATTTGATATGCGCTGGCCTACTGCAAAAATCAAAAAACACTTTTTTTGCAAAATTAACCGTTTATTCTAATTAAAATTAGATGAAATGACGTTAATCAATTAAATCATTTTTTACATTGGTCATTTTCCGTATTTTGTACTTTATAAAGTGCCAGAAGCCAAAAACACACATTTTTTAGGCTGACTACTTCGCGGCCGAATTCGCCAGCTGATTGGTAGCCGGACGACACAAGACATGCGTACATGCAGTGTGTTGACGTTGACCAAAAACTGACCCAGGTGTTTTACTGGCGCTGCCTTATTTGTAGATCGGAGCAAAAAAGCTGATCCCCATGGAAATGCTGGGAGAAATAAAGCGGATGTATTCACGCGACGCGAAGTCGCTGCGTGAGGTTGCAGAGAAAATGGGCCTATCGCTCACAGGATGTGTAAATGGGTGCGCGAGCCTAAAAAGGCGGCCCAGCCGACCTATCTGCGCAAAGAGATGCCGACCAAACTCACAGCCTACTTCGAGACACTGACACTGGCTCTCAATGCGGTTGCCCAGACACCATCGTAGCCAAGCATGAACGATTGCCTGACTGCGGCCATATAAGTTACGACTGGCAGCGGTGGTGTTCTTCAACGTGCTGACCAACCCGCAATTGCTGGCAACAACCGAAGCCGTTGTTACCCGAGCTCCGTGAGCGGCTGTCAGGTGGGTCAATATTCAATAAGCGCCTGCGCCGACAGTCCTGATGTGCAAACATTGGGACACAACTGTTTTAAAATTAAGCCCTTGAAAAAATCAACCTATTCGTTTAAATTATGATAAAAATAACGAAAAAAATATTTACCTCGTTGCATAAAGGAATTATTTGTGGTGAAAACTCAAATTGGAATTGGCGAGGCCTCAAAAAAGATGGGTTTGTCAAGGACATCAATCCAGAAATTGGTGGACTCTGGGCAACTCATCGCAGTCAAAACTGTCGGGGGTCATCGGCGAATATTGCAAAGTTCACTGGACCAACTTGACGAAAAAATGGGGCCCAAAGCCATGCAGAGGTTGGCTGCATCGGACATGAATGCAGGTAACCTGGAACAGGGGTCAAGACCCAGCCATGCAAACGTATCCGAGCTGGCCGTTCTTATCGCTGAAGATGATGCTGTCGTGTCAACCTCTATCACCGCGTCCTTGTCCAAGCTTTACCCATCGATCAAATTTGTCGTGACGGAGGATGGTCTAGATGCGGTGCTCAATCTTGAACGAAATCGACCTCACATTTTGATCACCGACTTGAAAATGACACCCTTTGACGGTTTTAGTCTCATTCAAAGAGTCGCCAACCGCGCGGAGTACCAGTCCATATCAATCGTCGTGATATCAAGCATGAGCGAAGAAGAAATAGAACAGCGCGGTGGACTGCCTGACAATGTGCTTTTTTATCCAAAGCCGCTGAACATGGAGCGTTTGAAGGGATTTTTTGACGCCCACATGCAACTACTTAAACAGCAATTCCTGCCCGCTTGAGATGAGCAGTCAAATTGACTTACCGCTGTTTAATCGAACAACAGGAGAAATTGATATCCTGGCGGCGGTGAGCATACCGTTTTTAACTCAATTGGTGCCGTGGCGCCAAGCCATGCACCAACATACAGAGACGTTTAACGTCAGTCAACTGACCAATCTGGTGCACAAAATGAAAGGCAGTTGCTATGTGGTAGCGGCAATGAATGTGGCAGCTGAATTCGAACAGGCAGAAAATGGTCTGACTCAAATGACCCAAGCTGACTGGCACCCTGTCTACCAGAGGCTGCTCGCGTTGACCCAGGAACTTGAGGTGGAACTCATTTCCATTATTTCTCGACACGGGCAAGGTTAACGACCTAGCTGATCATTTGGCGGCATCCAGCAAGGTTTGCAGTTCGACCACGAATTGAAGTGCGCCATCTGCCGCTGTTCGCGCACCACAGGCAAAACAAAAGCCAGTTTTTCATCCCGCAACTTAGCCTGTGCAGGGCTGTGTTGATTGCGCAAAGCCACTACGGTGCTCAGCGCTTGATGAATAGGTTCGATCGAAATTCCATTTCGGATGTAAATCATTCCGAATATAAGATCTGACAACGGTGGGGTAGTGATCACGCCATCAGCAATCATGGCGGCGACAAAGTTAAGAGACTCCTTGGGGATTGCGTCTATTCGGGATTGCAGTTCTCGAAGTATTGGGTGCGCATCTTTACCAAAACGTAACTCTGAGTTAGTCATCGACCGCCTCCATGGATAGCGCCGCACTGTCGACTTGTTCTTGCATGGCACCATCAGCGTCGGGAAATTGGCGAGAGATCGCCTTGAATTCATCAAGTATCGATAAAAAAGCATCGACGATATCTGGATCAAAGTGGTGACCTTTCGTCATGATGATGTCGACCGCTCTTAGGTGAGGCATGCCAGGCTTGTAAACGCGTCGACTAATGATCGTATCGTACACGTCAGCTACGGCCATCAGCAGAGCGGGTATAGGAATTTCATCACCAACCAGACCCTGAGGGTAGCCTGAACCATCCCATTTCTCGTGGTGTGAGTAGGCAATTTGTTTGGCGATAGTTAAAAAATCCAATCCATGCTCTAGCAGTCGTTCTGCGTATTGAATTGCATCTCGACCTAGAGTTGTGTGGGTCTTCATGATCTCCATTTCACTAGCATCGAAACTCCCGGGCTTGAGCAGTATTCTGTCGGGAATTCCCACTTTTCCGATATCATGCAATGGCGCAGATTTGAACAAGATCTCGATGTTTCGGTTAGTCAGGAAATGACTAAACCGAGGATGCGTTTGCAGCGCCATGCTCAACGCGAGCACGTAATGCTGCGTTCTACAAATATGGTTGCCAGTTTCGGAATCTCGTGTTTTAGCGAGCGCTGTCATGACCAGGTAATCCCCCCGATAAACCAACGGCGTCAGAAGTAGAATTTTCT
Proteins encoded in this region:
- a CDS encoding HD domain-containing phosphohydrolase — encoded protein: MTALAKTRDSETGNHICRTQHYVLALSMALQTHPRFSHFLTNRNIEILFKSAPLHDIGKVGIPDRILLKPGSFDASEMEIMKTHTTLGRDAIQYAERLLEHGLDFLTIAKQIAYSHHEKWDGSGYPQGLVGDEIPIPALLMAVADVYDTIISRRVYKPGMPHLRAVDIIMTKGHHFDPDIVDAFLSILDEFKAISRQFPDADGAMQEQVDSAALSMEAVDD
- a CDS encoding response regulator, encoding MKTQIGIGEASKKMGLSRTSIQKLVDSGQLIAVKTVGGHRRILQSSLDQLDEKMGPKAMQRLAASDMNAGNLEQGSRPSHANVSELAVLIAEDDAVVSTSITASLSKLYPSIKFVVTEDGLDAVLNLERNRPHILITDLKMTPFDGFSLIQRVANRAEYQSISIVVISSMSEEEIEQRGGLPDNVLFYPKPLNMERLKGFFDAHMQLLKQQFLPA